CAATACGTCAATTTGTAACTCTGACATTATTATCTTGTAAAagacttaaaagttaaaaatttaataaaatatttttagtttttaacttTATCGGTTATTTTTAAACTATGTACTATATAGTGTGTATATCAACTTATTTGGTTGATACTGAAATTTCATAACACATGATGTTACATTTCCTAATAAATCATTTATTCCTTCATAAAATTCTTAGGAACtaaatttttgtgtttgttTATCACTTTGAAATTTATAACGGACACAAGAATTTTCAATAACCAATGGGTATGAAttatgatgaattgatgattaaagttttaaaagttgtactttctccgttctattatatttgttatatttgactttttactcaatttaatatgttattcaTTTATATGTCGAATTAtaaacatctaaaaattataaaatgttaatattatgaaagtatgcgattagacgatccCACtagactatatttttacttacatattcgccgcaatatataaaataagcttgaacgataaatagtgcCTAAAATCGAAATGTACCAAGTATTTTAGATTGGAGGAAGtattaattaacttatcttgaattataaatttttgtgtggttgattttttttcaatcaaacacagttaattttgatcattttatgaaaattaacaATTTCAAGGGAAATATTCAACAAATATTCTTAGATTGATAATAAGCACGATATTTTTtcatgataaattaaattatttataaaaacctaataataataattaaattaagatattcatatatttcagaAGGTCAAAACAAAACTTTTATATTGTCAATGGATGAACGGCAGATAAGACAACTAAAACACACCTATCATGCCTCTCAAGTATTCTATAAAAACATTTTGTAAGAAGTTATCATATCATTAATTATTAactatatattttaatctatgaaaattgaaataatttacCAAGATCGATACGATGTTaaaaactttgatgaatgataataattttaataaactaataaacgtttgataaaatcaaatttgcaaaattgacacaatgatttaaggaggttcactcatgactacgtcctccgtggtgtgtagtttgttgtttatattatttcaatggagtaaaacactcttacaaatgaagtattacaattgagtaagagataaaaacaataggctatgtgtttggcttaggggttgtgtttgatgataATCTTGAATGAGTATGAGAGCTCAttatttatagtactaagtacACTCAATGATAATTGCTCTCTTAATACATGCTTAATGCTGAATAATGAATGAGTTGAAACAGCTCTAAGGGCTTGAAAAGacaaaaaacagcatcctaggcgCATCAGAGAACCGCTTGACcagaacagagagctcgctcagTCGAGCGGGCTACATGCAGCTTATGGATACATTATGTTTGTTCGCTCGACCCACccaagagctcgctcggtcgagcgagctgatCGAGTGACCTTCAATATCTTTTCTGTCAGTTTCTGCTCGAGCAAAACATCTTCCAAaaccctttgcacttcttcattaaacaCCATTAAAACCAATAATTCCCATTATTACTTCAAtaaataaatcacacttaaccaccataaacattaagttactcacttaattctcttattaaCCAATGTCATAAGATTCCATCTCATCAATTTCACACATGAATGGACACATCAATTTGTGCACTCAAATTACACTATTCATAACAAAAATCCCTACTACAATTTTCATAAGTTTATcacaatattttatatattacacaatagacattattaaataatattctagcttttaaattttctttaaagTGATAGATAGGCTcgtaatatttataatttaatcagcaaaagtaatatgaaatatttataaACGAACTCAAGTAtgctaataataaataatcattatcaatatttttgtaaataacTTGTAGAATTATACATTTATTAATCTATGAAAAACACTTCCAAGAAGTAATACATTTCCAAGAAGTAATACATTTCACCTTGGGCAAATTACTTCATTGTCATAATTCAATGTACATGCATGTTGTCACTTGTTTGCATTGGTTGCTTGAACATGCTTGATAAATGAAGTAATGTTCAAGTATGAAGAACCACCTTCTTCTATTGCCCTTTTTGCTTTTTCCCCATATTCTATTGCTCTACGTCTTCTTTCTTGTCCTATCTCCCACCCATCCATAAGTTTCTCAATAGCATTCTTCACACATTCTCTAGTTACATAAACCCCATCATTTTTCTCCTCTCCCCATTGCATTGAAACCTCAACCCCTATTCTAACCCCAATTTTTAGCACTTGAACaataaatttttcattaaaaaattgtTCAGCAAACATTGGCCATGTAATCATAGGCACACCAGCACATATAGCTTCTAAAGTAGAATTCCATCCACAATGAGTCAAAAATCCTCCAGTAGCTGAATGAGATAATATCAATACTTGTGGGGCCCACCCTTTGACTATAAGTCCTCTTCCTTGAACCCTACTCTCAAAGTTTTCATCTTTAAGCCATTTCATTACATCCTCATTATAATCAACATCTCTAATAACCCAAATAAATGGACAATTAGATGACTCTAATCCCATTCCAAGCTCAATCAATTGTTTAGGCATCAAATGACAAAGACTACCAAAACAAACATAAAGAACTGATTTTGGCTTCATCAAATCAAGCCACTTTAAGCAATAATGCCCTTCAAAATTTccctcatttttcattttacttgAAATAGAAAGAGGGCCCACACACAAAACATTCCTCATCACATTTTTATAAGATTTCACATAGTCTAACTCAAGTTCTTCAAAACTAttcaccaacaaaccttcagcAGATGATTCAGCTTCCTTAAACTGATCCTGAATTTGCTTCAAACCATCACAATCATCAATACTACAatttttcttcatcattttAGGCAATTGAGCATAAGTAAACTCAACTTTATCCAAGATTTCAGGaacataaaatggttcaaaatcaGATTTTACACTTTCATACACTTTATGAACCATCATTTTATGTGAACAAAAGAGGGTAAAACAAGAAACACCTTGATAAGCAAATCTTGGAATATTAAACTTTTGTGCAACATGATGAGTCCAAGGAAGACTAGATATAATAAAACTAGGACTTGGGTTTACCTTTACAAGGTAATCCTCTAATGGGTTTTGGAGTAAATAGCTTGATTGTaggaattttgtttttaatttaggACATGGTAGGCTATCAAGGTTCTCACAATTTTGAGGCAAACCGACGTCGTTGCAT
The sequence above is drawn from the Amaranthus tricolor cultivar Red isolate AtriRed21 chromosome 5, ASM2621246v1, whole genome shotgun sequence genome and encodes:
- the LOC130812955 gene encoding UDP-glycosyltransferase 73C3-like, whose amino-acid sequence is MASQEIKLHAIVIPLMSQSHLIPMIDLSKLLAQRGLTVSIITTPLNALHYQPILKSPINSNLQIHLIPLHFPCNDVGLPQNCENLDSLPCPKLKTKFLQSSYLLQNPLEDYLVKVNPSPSFIISSLPWTHHVAQKFNIPRFAYQGVSCFTLFCSHKMMVHKVYESVKSDFEPFYVPEILDKVEFTYAQLPKMMKKNCSIDDCDGLKQIQDQFKEAESSAEGLLVNSFEELELDYVKSYKNVMRNVLCVGPLSISSKMKNEGNFEGHYCLKWLDLMKPKSVLYVCFGSLCHLMPKQLIELGMGLESSNCPFIWVIRDVDYNEDVMKWLKDENFESRVQGRGLIVKGWAPQVLILSHSATGGFLTHCGWNSTLEAICAGVPMITWPMFAEQFFNEKFIVQVLKIGVRIGVEVSMQWGEEKNDGVYVTRECVKNAIEKLMDGWEIGQERRRRAIEYGEKAKRAIEEGGSSYLNITSFIKHVQATNANK